The following are from one region of the Dermacentor albipictus isolate Rhodes 1998 colony chromosome 5, USDA_Dalb.pri_finalv2, whole genome shotgun sequence genome:
- the LOC135916123 gene encoding ipis-1-like, whose amino-acid sequence MRQFFHNLCSYGSRALRNQPPDRDQPPSRAVADLTAPAAAVHSRSLDHSILGFAVDLYRQLSLAAGNAGGQPGISTDNGGRKDGVATATVAPGNLVFSPLAVAAALSMTLAGARFRTAKELASALHVRDDDQVHGQFAAQLSQSARRALKVTFEVSNRMYADRQHHVLEGYLSFLRDTYGEGSVRSVGFAEHHREVRAEANECVARLTANAVPELLAADSIGPGTALALVSAAYFCGAWESPFQPAFTGPDEFYVDAETVVRVDMMTQMHSFAVSHCDQLQATALEMPHQGGKTSMIFVLPDEMGGLRALEQNLTAALLSDLVHGLREKPNVMLKLPKFVVQQSLRLRDALGAMGVRELFTKQANLSGIFETGTPALWDVFHGAFLDVNEEGVVSTAPGNDDVPGGGPGMGEITHFAVNRPFMFLVGSRRTNLFFLMGSVRRP is encoded by the exons ATGCGCCAGTTCTTCCACAACCTCTGCTCGTACGGCTCCCGTGCGCTGCGCAACCAGCCGCCGGACCGGGATCAGCCGCCTTCGCGCGCCGTCGCCGACTTGACCGCCCCCGCGGCAGCCGTGCATTCGCGCTCCCTCGACCATTCGATATTGGGCTTCGCCGTGGACCTCTACCGGCAGCTGTCGCTTGCCGCCGGTAATGCTGGCGGCCAACCTGGCATCAGCACCGACAACGGCGGCCGCAAGGACGGTGTGGCCACTGCCACTGTGGCCCCGGGCAACCTGGTATTCTCGCCCTTGGCAGTGGCCGCCGCGCTGTCCATGACCCTGGCGGGCGCCCGCTTCCGCACGGCCAAG GAGCTGGCGTCGGCGCTTCACGTTCGCGACGACGACCAGGTCCACGGCCAGTTCGCCGCGCAGCTGTCGCAGTCCGCGAGGCGCGCGCTGAAGGTCACCTTCGAGGTGAGCAACCGCATGTACGCCGACCGGCAGCACCACGTGCTCGAGGGCTACCTgtccttcctgcgagacacgtaCGGCGAAGGATCGGTGCGCTCCGTGGGCTTCGCCGAGCACCACCGCGAGGTGCGCGCCGAGGCCAACGAGTGCGTGGCCCGGCTCACCGCCAACGCGGTGCCCGAGCTCCTGGCCGCCGACAGCATCGGGCCCGGCACGGCGCTGGCGCTCGTCAGCGCCGCGTACTTCTGCGGCGCCTGGGAGTCGCCCTTCCAG CCGGCGTTCACTGGGCCCGACGAATTCTACGTGGACGCCGAGACCGTGGTGCGCGTGGACATGATGACGCAGATGCACTCGTTCGCCGTGTCCCACTGCGACCAGCTGCAGGCCACCGCGCTCGAGATGCCGCACCAGGGCGGGAAGACCTCGATGATCTTCGTCCTCCCCGACGAGATGGGCGGGCTGCGCGCGCTGGAGCAGAACCTGACCGCGGCCCTCCTGTCGGACCTGGTGCACGGCCTGCGCGAGAAGCCCAACGTGATGCTCAAGCTGCCCAAGTTCGTGGTGCAGCAGAGCCTGAGGCTGCGCGACGCCCTGGGCGCCATGGGCGTCCGCGAGCTGTTCACGAAGCAGGCCAACCTTTCGGGCATCTTCGAGACCGGTACCCCCGCTCTGTGGGACGTCTTCCACGGCGCCTTTCTGGACGTGAACGAAGAAGGCGTGGTGTCCACGGCGCCCGGGAACGACGACGTGCCCGGGGGCGGGCCCGGGATGGGCGAGATCACTCATTTCGCCGTTAACCGGCCCTTCATGTTCCTCGTCGGCTCCAGGCGGACGAACCTCTTCTTCCTGATGGGCTCCGTGCGAAGACCGTGA
- the mRpS16 gene encoding small ribosomal subunit protein bS16m, translated as MAGVAQGAPRVRIQLLLKGCANRPFYHLVAARLRRRPRDTDTIEQLGSFDPMPNERNEKLVAINFDRLNYWFGQGAKTSPGAGMLLGLAGYTSVHPKVYMKAWRNRRAALTEAEKEAAEAKDES; from the exons ATGGCAG GCGTAGCCCAGGGTGCCCCAAGAGTACGCATCCAACTGCTGCTGAAAGGCTGTGCAAATCGACCTTTCTACCACCTCGTGGCAGCACGACTGCGGCGACGGCCCCGGGACACGGACACCATTGAGCAGCTCGGTTCCTTTGACCCGATGCCGAACGAGCGTAACGAGAAGTTGGTGGCCATCAACTTTGACCGGCTGAACTACTGGTTCGGGCAGGGAGCCAAGACGAGTCCGGGAGCAGGCATGCTTTTAGGTTTGGCAGGATACACAAGCGTGCACCCAAAAGTCTACATGAAGGCGTGGAGGAATCGGCGGGCTGCGCTTACTGAGGCTGAAAAGGAAGCTGCTGAAGCAAAGGACGAGAGTTAG